One genomic segment of Synechocystis sp. LKSZ1 includes these proteins:
- a CDS encoding YkgJ family cysteine cluster protein: MAHWQCIQGCGACCHLDPTDRPELADYLSPEELTLYLSLVGEGGWCIHYNAETRQCQIYDQRPRFCRVLPETFEAMFGIPPEDFNDFAIDCCHQQIEGVYGPESEVLARYQQATA, from the coding sequence ATGGCCCATTGGCAATGTATCCAGGGGTGTGGGGCCTGCTGTCACCTCGACCCCACAGATCGTCCCGAGCTAGCCGATTACCTTAGCCCGGAGGAATTGACCCTCTACCTGAGCTTGGTGGGAGAGGGGGGCTGGTGCATTCACTACAACGCCGAAACCCGGCAGTGTCAGATTTACGACCAGCGCCCTCGTTTTTGCCGCGTTTTGCCGGAAACCTTCGAGGCCATGTTTGGCATTCCCCCCGAAGATTTTAATGATTTTGCCATTGATTGTTGTCATCAGCAGATCGAGGGGGTCTATGGCCCCGAGAGTGAGGTGCTGGCCCGCTACCAGCAAGCCACTGCCTAG
- the gltD gene encoding glutamate synthase small subunit, with the protein MGKPTGFLEYARELPQELAPPTRLRNWDEFHLPMPDDNLRIQGARCMDCGTPFCHTGTVLSGMASGCPINNLIPEFNDLVYRGLWREALDRLHKTNNFPEFTGRVCPAPCEGACVLGINNPPVTIKNIEYSIIDKGWQEGWITPEPPARRTGKKVAIIGSGPAGLSAAAQLNKAGHWVTVYERADRPGGLLMYGIPNMKLDKEAVVLRRLQVLEAEGVTFICNTEIGKDLPVETLRQDYDAIILCTGSTRPRDLPIEGRHLQGIHFAMDFLTANTKAILDKAPGPDFISAQDKDVVIIGGGDTGTDCVGTSLRHHCRSVVQLEIMPKPPLERATNNPWPEWPKVYKLDYGQEEAEAVFGHDPRAYLTTATHFEGDDQGRVKAVHTVDIQWQKNEKGQFVPQPIAGTEQVRPAQLVLLAMGFVGPEEGLLKTLNLEQDARGNVKADYGHYETSIPGVFAAGDCRRGQSLVVWAFNEGRGAAKACDLYLMGETDLP; encoded by the coding sequence ATGGGAAAACCTACTGGCTTTTTAGAATATGCCCGCGAACTCCCCCAAGAGTTGGCTCCCCCCACCCGCCTGCGCAACTGGGATGAATTTCATTTGCCCATGCCCGATGACAACCTGCGAATCCAGGGGGCCCGCTGCATGGACTGTGGCACCCCCTTCTGCCACACCGGGACGGTGCTCAGCGGCATGGCCAGTGGTTGCCCGATTAATAACCTGATTCCTGAATTTAATGACTTGGTTTACCGGGGCCTCTGGCGTGAGGCCCTAGACCGTTTACATAAAACCAATAACTTTCCGGAATTTACCGGCCGCGTCTGCCCTGCCCCCTGTGAAGGGGCCTGTGTCTTGGGCATTAATAATCCGCCAGTGACAATCAAAAATATTGAATATTCCATCATCGACAAGGGATGGCAAGAAGGCTGGATCACCCCGGAACCACCAGCCCGGCGCACCGGCAAAAAAGTGGCGATCATTGGCTCAGGGCCAGCAGGCCTATCAGCGGCGGCCCAACTCAATAAGGCCGGCCATTGGGTCACCGTTTACGAACGGGCGGATCGCCCCGGTGGTTTGTTGATGTACGGCATCCCCAACATGAAACTGGATAAGGAAGCCGTGGTTCTTCGTCGCCTGCAAGTTCTAGAAGCGGAGGGCGTCACCTTTATTTGTAATACAGAAATTGGGAAAGACCTACCGGTAGAAACTCTACGACAGGACTACGATGCCATTATTTTGTGTACCGGCTCAACTCGGCCGCGGGATCTACCCATCGAAGGCCGTCACCTCCAGGGGATTCATTTCGCCATGGACTTTCTCACGGCCAATACCAAAGCCATCTTAGACAAGGCCCCAGGGCCAGATTTTATTTCTGCCCAGGATAAAGATGTGGTGATTATCGGCGGCGGTGATACGGGCACCGACTGCGTGGGAACGTCTTTACGTCATCACTGTCGCAGTGTGGTTCAGCTCGAAATTATGCCCAAACCCCCCCTAGAGCGCGCGACCAATAACCCCTGGCCGGAATGGCCCAAGGTCTATAAACTGGACTACGGCCAAGAGGAAGCCGAAGCGGTTTTTGGCCATGACCCCCGGGCCTATCTCACCACTGCCACCCACTTTGAAGGGGATGACCAGGGCCGAGTCAAAGCCGTGCATACCGTCGATATCCAATGGCAGAAAAATGAAAAAGGCCAATTCGTGCCCCAACCGATTGCTGGTACAGAACAAGTCCGGCCAGCCCAATTAGTCCTGTTGGCCATGGGTTTTGTCGGCCCAGAAGAAGGATTGCTCAAGACCTTAAATCTAGAACAGGATGCTCGGGGTAACGTCAAAGCTGACTATGGCCACTACGAAACTAGCATTCCTGGTGTTTTTGCCGCTGGGGATTGCCGTCGGGGCCAGAGTTTAGTGGTTTGGGCCTTTAATGAAGGCCGGGGAGCTGCCAAGGCCTGTGACCTGTATCTGATGGGGGAAACAGACCTACCCTAG
- a CDS encoding heavy metal translocating P-type ATPase gives MVQPLSAPSLSKPPSEIPLALAALDVKGMKCAGCVRAVERQLTQNPGVLAANVNLVTEVAVVQYEVDCLEPAALAEYLTQRGFPSQVRAGAKTGPGITEADQALQQQRRDLIVAAGLLFFSGLGHLEHLGGPVVPFLSRLEFHWLLATLALLIPGRDIFLDGWRSLRQGFPNMNTLVALGTGSAYLASSLAFCFPQWGWQCFFDEPVMLLGFILLGRHLEGRARHRARAALTSLMALQPATARLLGRDLESDGIEIPVEQVRLGEWIRVLPGEKIPVDGRVVAGYSTVDESLVTGESLPVLKQVGDRVMAGSCNQSSLLTLETTQVGQNTTLAQIIQSVAEAQTRKAPIQKLVDTIAGYFAYGVMLIALLTFLFWLLWGTQLFPQVLTLTPAHTGMASMAMTTQGTPILLSLRLAIAVLVVACPCALGLATPTAILVGTGVGAERGLLIKGGDVLEKSQQLTTIVFDKTGTLTQGRPSITDYLLFSDLAPDDLLQLLASLEVGTRHPLAQAIVAAAEARHLPLLTATDFHTEPGLGVQACLGPDTYYAGNLAWLQGHDITLLSAVAPRPETLIYLAKNQTCLGAIALADPIRLDARETIQALQQRGLKTILLTGDQESVAQAVAAPLGLTQVYAQVSPAEKVAVIQALQATEVVAMVGDGINDAPALAQADVGISLRGATEVALETADIVLMTGQLKAVVTALALSEATVAKIRQNLVWALGYNLLAIPLAAGALLPRWGLTLSPALAAGLMALSSVLVVTNSLTLRRWVAPGTGADHG, from the coding sequence ATGGTTCAACCCCTGTCTGCTCCCAGTCTGTCCAAGCCCCCTTCAGAAATTCCTCTGGCTCTGGCGGCCCTTGATGTCAAAGGGATGAAATGTGCCGGCTGTGTGCGGGCGGTGGAGCGACAACTCACCCAAAATCCTGGTGTCCTTGCCGCTAATGTGAATCTAGTAACAGAGGTGGCCGTGGTGCAGTACGAGGTCGATTGTCTGGAGCCAGCGGCCCTGGCGGAGTATTTAACCCAGCGGGGCTTTCCCAGCCAAGTCCGAGCCGGGGCCAAGACGGGCCCTGGGATTACCGAGGCGGATCAGGCCCTGCAACAGCAACGCCGAGACCTGATCGTAGCAGCCGGTCTACTCTTCTTTTCTGGCCTAGGTCATTTGGAACACCTGGGCGGGCCGGTGGTTCCCTTCCTCAGTCGTTTGGAATTTCATTGGCTATTGGCTACCCTGGCCCTCTTGATTCCGGGACGGGATATTTTTCTGGATGGTTGGCGCAGTCTCCGCCAGGGTTTTCCTAATATGAATACCCTAGTGGCCCTGGGGACGGGCAGTGCTTATCTTGCTAGCAGTTTGGCTTTTTGTTTTCCCCAATGGGGCTGGCAATGCTTCTTTGATGAACCCGTGATGCTGTTGGGCTTTATCCTGCTGGGACGGCATTTGGAAGGCAGAGCCCGCCACCGAGCGCGAGCGGCCTTGACCAGTCTAATGGCCCTGCAACCGGCCACGGCCCGTCTGCTGGGACGGGATCTAGAAAGCGATGGCATTGAAATTCCTGTCGAACAGGTGCGGCTGGGGGAATGGATTCGCGTCTTGCCGGGAGAAAAAATTCCCGTTGATGGCCGAGTGGTTGCCGGTTACAGCACCGTGGATGAATCCCTGGTTACGGGAGAATCCCTACCGGTGCTCAAGCAAGTCGGCGACCGAGTCATGGCCGGCAGTTGCAATCAGTCCAGCCTCTTGACCCTAGAGACGACTCAAGTGGGCCAGAATACGACCCTCGCCCAAATTATTCAGTCGGTGGCGGAGGCCCAAACCCGCAAGGCCCCGATCCAAAAATTAGTGGATACCATCGCCGGTTACTTCGCCTACGGCGTGATGCTGATTGCACTCCTGACTTTTCTGTTTTGGTTGCTCTGGGGCACCCAACTGTTTCCGCAAGTATTGACGCTAACCCCTGCCCATACGGGGATGGCCTCGATGGCAATGACAACTCAGGGGACCCCAATACTGCTCAGTCTGCGGTTGGCCATTGCCGTTCTGGTGGTGGCCTGCCCCTGTGCCTTGGGCCTGGCGACGCCAACGGCCATTTTGGTAGGCACGGGAGTCGGGGCCGAACGGGGGCTACTGATCAAAGGCGGCGATGTTCTCGAAAAAAGCCAGCAGTTAACCACTATTGTTTTTGACAAGACCGGAACCCTGACCCAGGGCCGGCCAAGCATTACCGACTACCTACTGTTTAGCGACCTCGCCCCGGATGACCTCCTGCAATTGCTGGCTTCCCTGGAAGTGGGCACTCGCCATCCCCTGGCCCAGGCGATTGTGGCGGCGGCCGAGGCCCGTCATCTGCCCCTGCTCACCGCGACAGATTTCCACACGGAACCGGGGTTGGGCGTCCAGGCCTGTCTTGGTCCTGATACCTACTACGCTGGTAACCTGGCTTGGCTTCAGGGCCATGACATCACCCTTCTCTCAGCCGTTGCCCCCCGGCCCGAAACCCTGATCTATCTGGCCAAAAATCAAACCTGTCTGGGGGCCATTGCCCTAGCCGATCCCATTCGTCTCGATGCCCGAGAAACCATACAGGCCCTCCAGCAAAGAGGCCTGAAAACCATCTTACTGACGGGAGACCAAGAAAGCGTGGCCCAGGCCGTGGCTGCCCCCTTGGGTCTGACCCAGGTCTATGCCCAGGTTAGTCCTGCAGAAAAAGTCGCCGTGATCCAGGCCCTGCAAGCAACGGAAGTGGTGGCCATGGTGGGGGATGGCATTAACGATGCCCCAGCCCTGGCCCAAGCGGATGTGGGAATTTCCCTGCGGGGGGCCACAGAGGTGGCTCTAGAAACCGCTGATATTGTTCTGATGACGGGCCAGTTAAAGGCGGTGGTGACGGCCCTGGCCTTGAGCGAAGCAACCGTGGCTAAAATTCGACAAAATTTGGTCTGGGCCCTGGGCTACAACCTGTTGGCAATTCCCCTGGCGGCCGGGGCCCTGTTACCCCGTTGGGGCCTGACCTTGAGTCCGGCCCTGGCTGCTGGCCTGATGGCCCTGAGTTCGGTGCTGGTGGTGACCAACTCCCTTACCCTGCGTCGTTGGGTTGCCCCAGGAACTGGAGCTGATCATGGCTGA
- a CDS encoding low molecular weight protein-tyrosine-phosphatase yields MYKILFVCLGNICRSPAAENIMNQHLAEAGLDGSIYCDSAGTSGYHIGAPPDRRMAASLQQRGYPVTGRARQFEWADFREFDLILAMDRENQRDILSLDSTGRYHSKVKLFCDYAQNHRETEVPDPYYGGPEGFEKVITLLEDGCQTLVEELKNKLSTESQP; encoded by the coding sequence ATGTATAAAATTTTGTTTGTCTGTTTGGGGAATATTTGCCGTTCTCCCGCCGCCGAAAACATCATGAATCAACACTTGGCCGAAGCAGGCCTGGACGGCAGTATCTATTGCGATTCCGCTGGCACGTCGGGATACCACATCGGTGCACCCCCGGATCGACGTATGGCCGCTAGCCTGCAACAACGGGGTTATCCGGTGACAGGCAGGGCCAGACAATTCGAGTGGGCCGATTTTCGGGAATTTGACCTGATTTTAGCCATGGATCGGGAAAATCAACGGGATATTCTCTCTCTAGATAGTACGGGGCGCTACCATAGCAAAGTTAAGCTATTCTGCGACTATGCCCAGAACCATCGAGAAACAGAAGTCCCCGACCCCTACTACGGTGGCCCAGAGGGCTTTGAAAAGGTGATTACCCTCTTGGAAGATGGCTGTCAGACCCTAGTGGAAGAGCTCAAGAACAAACTCTCAACAGAATCTCAGCCATGA